A part of Candidatus Omnitrophota bacterium genomic DNA contains:
- a CDS encoding DUF6067 family protein has translation MTKNKKRAWFPLLIGFVAGVGIAAAAGVAAYNVYLEAKRPKRYQVSLSEDMTIPLPGGGLVYAASSLDRIFKDGHTLVKPAIRKSVDVSAARHEYESFQVVVKAGEQPVRTVSLEISDLTEENGESKIEKANISWRVVGYVPTIKPYYPVKYVGLWPDPLMPAAATEVDPGSTQPFWVTIYVPPDAKAGNYSGLITVKAEGASSVEIPLKLRVYDFTLPVESRFKTAFDFYGHETFKRYPQGEKESAEAYDARLATINDKFIMAMLRYRINPILNIDPTKDSELALVDRYRVLGLNNFSIGKRGGTLGNNWPKDDGGIEGLLGLYRTYGEMLKLNKFLPYTYIYTWDEGKLGNPDVAKLCSMIHRAYPGLKNMVCYHGFWDPDKHPGWGKDIDIWTFQIDNFNLEKMRKLTDLGLEIWMYISGPGGYGTPNLAMDFDSMDYRIVPWLCWKYDIKGFLYWCVNWWPKVDPFKNAQNSKWEQNANGLLLYPGEDGPIASLRIEIFRDGMEDYEYIQALLDKMKIIKRQKLAGPFEKFYDQSKSLLTVDAKIAEAMDKFTRDGEVLKARRNAIAEKIEEFDRFYKAQTDPVPQP, from the coding sequence ATGACAAAAAATAAAAAACGGGCGTGGTTTCCTCTCTTGATCGGGTTCGTGGCCGGCGTTGGGATCGCGGCCGCAGCTGGAGTCGCCGCTTACAATGTCTATCTTGAAGCCAAGAGACCCAAGCGTTACCAGGTCTCTCTTTCAGAGGACATGACGATTCCTTTGCCGGGAGGCGGCCTGGTATACGCGGCCTCCAGTCTGGACAGGATATTCAAGGACGGCCACACGCTTGTGAAACCCGCCATCCGCAAATCCGTGGATGTCTCCGCGGCCCGCCATGAATACGAGTCGTTTCAGGTCGTGGTCAAGGCCGGGGAACAGCCGGTCCGGACGGTTTCCTTGGAGATATCGGATCTGACGGAAGAAAATGGAGAATCGAAGATCGAAAAGGCGAACATTTCCTGGAGGGTCGTCGGGTATGTCCCAACGATCAAACCGTACTACCCGGTGAAATACGTCGGGCTATGGCCCGATCCGCTGATGCCGGCCGCCGCGACCGAGGTGGATCCGGGCTCAACCCAGCCGTTCTGGGTCACCATTTATGTGCCTCCGGACGCGAAAGCCGGGAATTATTCCGGTTTGATCACCGTCAAGGCCGAAGGGGCGTCATCTGTGGAGATCCCGCTGAAACTGCGCGTTTATGATTTCACCCTGCCGGTGGAAAGCCGTTTTAAGACGGCCTTTGATTTCTACGGGCACGAAACGTTTAAGCGTTATCCGCAGGGCGAAAAGGAAAGCGCCGAGGCCTATGACGCGCGGCTGGCCACGATCAATGACAAATTCATCATGGCGATGCTCCGGTACCGTATCAATCCCATTTTGAATATCGACCCGACCAAGGATAGCGAGCTGGCGCTTGTGGACCGTTACCGGGTCCTGGGATTGAACAATTTTTCCATCGGCAAGAGGGGAGGGACGCTCGGCAACAACTGGCCCAAAGATGACGGCGGGATCGAGGGACTGCTGGGGCTTTACAGGACTTATGGGGAAATGTTAAAGCTGAATAAATTTCTTCCCTACACTTATATCTACACTTGGGACGAGGGCAAGCTCGGCAACCCGGACGTTGCCAAGCTTTGCTCCATGATTCACCGGGCTTATCCGGGGTTGAAAAATATGGTTTGTTATCACGGCTTCTGGGACCCTGACAAGCACCCCGGGTGGGGCAAGGATATCGATATTTGGACTTTTCAGATTGATAATTTTAATTTGGAAAAAATGCGCAAATTGACCGACCTCGGCCTGGAGATATGGATGTATATCTCGGGACCGGGCGGATACGGGACCCCGAACCTCGCGATGGATTTCGATTCCATGGATTACCGGATCGTTCCCTGGCTCTGCTGGAAATACGATATCAAGGGGTTTCTGTACTGGTGCGTGAACTGGTGGCCGAAGGTGGATCCCTTCAAGAACGCCCAGAATTCCAAGTGGGAGCAGAACGCAAACGGCCTGCTGCTGTATCCGGGAGAGGACGGCCCCATCGCTTCTTTGCGCATTGAGATCTTCCGGGACGGGATGGAAGATTATGAATATATCCAGGCGCTTCTGGATAAAATGAAGATCATCAAGCGGCAGAAATTGGCCGGGCCTTTTGAAAAGTTTTATGATCAGAGCAAGTCTCTCCTCACGGTTGATGCCAAGATCGCCGAGGCCATGGACAAATTCACCAGGGACGGGGAAGTGCTCAAGGCCCGGCGTAACGCGATCGCGGAAAAGATCGAGGAATTTGACCGGTTTTACAAGGCCCAGACCGATCCCGTCCCGCAGCCATAG
- a CDS encoding glycosyltransferase encodes MRILFIAPRCPLPADTGGKIRTLNILKQVARRCEVHFVYFAFEETDARQTEEFRRMNVATTAVSVSETGLMGKAWSVIADPMPYSTRKYLSRAMARAVEALVRSQKFDFVHVDHIHMAHYRAQCADAPCLVDEHNVEYKILERCALVEKSLLKRALYGLQAAKMRRFEARAIAGFQACAAVSEDDAALLRQLCRGEVPVYVIPNGVDTEYFQSEVRGQQPEEEALVFTGSMDWLPNDDAMAYFIQDILPLVWKARPSVKLYIVGKDPSEQLRQWARQDSRIVVTGRVEDVRPFMDRAAVFITPLRIGGGTRLKILEAMSMQKAVVSTTIGAEGIEYQDGVHLSVADSPEAFRDNILALLADGKLRKFLGEQGRRLVVGKYDWNIVGEKLTKIYGELIHDKK; translated from the coding sequence ATGAGAATTCTTTTTATCGCCCCGCGCTGTCCGCTGCCGGCGGATACCGGCGGGAAAATCCGGACGCTCAATATCCTCAAGCAGGTGGCCAGGCGCTGTGAGGTTCACTTCGTTTATTTTGCCTTTGAGGAAACGGACGCCCGCCAGACTGAGGAGTTCCGGAGGATGAACGTCGCGACCACGGCTGTCTCGGTTTCCGAGACGGGGCTGATGGGCAAGGCCTGGTCGGTGATCGCGGACCCCATGCCGTATTCCACCAGGAAATACCTTTCCCGGGCCATGGCCAGGGCGGTGGAAGCGCTGGTGAGGTCCCAGAAGTTCGATTTTGTCCATGTGGACCATATCCATATGGCGCATTACCGTGCCCAGTGCGCGGATGCCCCGTGCCTTGTGGATGAGCACAACGTCGAGTATAAAATTTTGGAGCGATGCGCGCTTGTTGAGAAATCTTTGTTAAAAAGAGCGTTGTACGGTTTGCAGGCCGCGAAGATGCGGCGGTTTGAGGCGCGGGCCATTGCGGGATTCCAAGCCTGCGCGGCTGTGTCCGAGGATGACGCCGCTCTCCTGCGCCAGTTGTGCCGGGGAGAGGTCCCCGTTTATGTGATCCCGAACGGGGTGGATACGGAATACTTTCAGTCAGAAGTCAGAGGTCAGCAACCAGAGGAGGAGGCGCTGGTTTTTACCGGGTCCATGGACTGGCTGCCCAACGACGACGCGATGGCGTATTTTATTCAGGACATCCTGCCGCTGGTATGGAAGGCCAGGCCGTCGGTCAAACTTTACATCGTCGGAAAGGATCCGTCCGAGCAACTACGCCAGTGGGCCCGGCAGGATTCCCGGATTGTCGTGACCGGGCGGGTGGAGGATGTGAGGCCGTTCATGGACAGGGCAGCGGTTTTTATCACGCCGTTGAGGATCGGCGGAGGCACGCGCCTGAAGATTTTGGAGGCGATGTCCATGCAAAAAGCGGTCGTTTCCACCACGATCGGCGCGGAAGGGATCGAATACCAGGACGGTGTTCATCTGTCGGTCGCGGATTCGCCGGAGGCGTTCAGGGACAATATCCTGGCCTTGCTGGCTGACGGAAAGCTGAGGAAGTTCCTGGGTGAGCAAGGCCGACGGCTGGTTGTCGGAAAGTACGATTGGAACATCGTGGGGGAGAAGCTGACAAAAATTTACGGAGAACTGATCCATGACAAAAAATAA